In Populus alba chromosome 1, ASM523922v2, whole genome shotgun sequence, a single window of DNA contains:
- the LOC118040171 gene encoding probable protein phosphatase 2C 6 yields the protein MGSCFSIMGKKKKKKDTDDDPLSLSSSSITSTSHLWKKRSSSSATNANADPSVLLHIPGRLTTNGATKLGCLYTQQGKKGTNQDAMLFWENFSSTTNDTLFCGVFDGHGPYGHLVAKKVRDSLPLILSTRWNSAQHSCLPNAPPAAATTNSDEAVDDESFDSLEVDETGKQLPDMYLPLKKSLLKAFKLMDKELKLHPTIDCFCSGTTAVTLIKQGQDLVIGNVGDSRAVLATRDQDDSLLAVQLTVDLKPDLPREAARILQCKGRVFALQDEPEVPRVWLPNNDSPGLAMARAFGDFCLKDFGLISVPDVYYRCLTERDEFIILASDGVWDVLSNKEAVDIVASAPGRATAARALVDCAVRAWRLKYPTSKNDDCAVVCLFLEHLCAANGEVEEQDKKKILKEPGEHFVTNENVGQSETQDDSCGPVFTHSSTTQNSDEIVPVSESMVENPSVKCLGQSKRSLAECISTAEDEEWSALEGITRVNSLLSLPRLLAGDKRSASWRKWI from the exons ATGGGATCTTGCTTTTCCAtcatggggaagaagaagaagaagaaggatacTGACGATGACCCACTATCCTTATCATCGTCATCAATCACTTCAACTTCTCATCTTTGGAAGAagagatcatcatcatcagctaCTAATGCTAATGCTGATCCAAGTGTGCTCCTTCACATTCCTGGCAGGCTCACCACCAATGGAGCCACCAAACTGGGTTGCTTATATACTCAGCAGGGCAAGAAAGGCACCAATCAAGACGCCATGCTCTTTTGGGAG AATTTCAGCTCAACCACAAATGATACCCTTTTTTGTGGGGTATTTGATGGTCATGGCCCTTATGGTCATTTGGTCGCCAAGAAAGTTCGCGATTCCCTTCCACTCATACTATCTACCCGCTGGAACTCTGCTCAACACAGCTGCCTTCCAAATGCTCCCCCTGCAGCAGCAACCACAAATTCTGATGAAGCCGTGGATGATGAATCTTTTGATTCTTTGGAGGTCGATGAAACTGGAAAACAACTCCCAGATATGTATCTTCCACTTAAAAAGTCTTTATTGAAGGCTTTTAAATTAATGGATAAGGAGTTGAAGTTGCATCCAACAATCGATTGTTTTTGCAGTGGGACCACTGCTGTTACTTTGATCAAGCAG GGCCAGGATCTTGTTATTGGAAATGTTGGTGACTCCAGGGCAGTTTTGGCAACCAGAGACCAAGATGACTCCTTGCTTGCTGTTCAACTGACAGTTGACTTGAAACCTGATTTaccaa GGGAAGCTGCCAGGATCCTGCAATGTAAAGGAAGGGTCTTTGCGTTACAGGATGAGCCAGAGGTTCCACGTGTATGGTTGCCTAACAATGACTCACCTGGTCTGGCAATGGCTAGAGCTTTTGGGGACTTCTGCTTGAAGGATTTTGGTTTAATTTCCGTTCCAGATGTTTATTATCGCTGCCTCACTGAGAGGGATGAATTCATTATTCTTGCTTCAGATGGG GTTTGGGATGTCCTCTCAAATAAGGAAGCAGTTGATATTGTGGCTTCAGCCCCTGGCCGTGCAACAGCAGCCAGAGCTCTTGTAGACTGTGCTGTCCGAGCATGGAGACTTAAATATCCAACATCCAAGAATGATGATTGTGCAGTTGTATGCCTCTTTCTTGAACATCTTTGTGCAGCAAATGGAGAGGTAGAAGAGCAGGATAAGAAAAAGATTCTTAAGGAGCCTGGGGAGCATTTTGTGACCAATGAGAACGTTGGGCAGTCAGAAACACAAGATGATTCTTGTGGTCCTGTTTTTACACATTCGAGTACTACACAAAACTCTGATGAGATTGTACCTGTCTCTGAGTCGATGGTTGAAAATCCTTCTGTGAAGTGCCTGGGCCAGTCCAAGAGGAGCCTGGCAGAGTGCATTTCAACTGCAGAGGATGAGGAGTGGTCGGCCCTAGAAGGTATCACAAGGGTTAATAGTTTGCTGAGCCTTCCTAGGCTCTTGGCTGGTGACAAAAGATCAGCCAGTTGGAGAAAATGGATATGA